In the genome of Actinomadura graeca, one region contains:
- the hutI gene encoding imidazolonepropionase, protein MTVRLLTNIGRLWTGTDVCSNAAVLIHDDRIVWAGPASDLPQSVPGIIDDIVDVDHVENLGGGLVTPGLIDAHSHPVYAGNRWAELAMRTSGSSHSAIAAAGGGVNSTVTVTRGTDPWTLCNGVRERLRQWILAGTTTVEAKTGYHLTRDGELADIRMLRSLEGEPSMPRIHATFLAAHILPPEFFGRRRDYIEAVRLWAGDAAVAGADSIDVYCDEGHFTAEEARALLLTGKRAGLRARMHACANERIGAAQVAAEVGCASADLLTQANDDDIKALAHAGVTATVCPGSALNSSRAPAPVRQMLDRGVTVALGTDHNPGQCGITSMPLVIGLSVAMFGLSVTEALRAATLGGAAAMRVGDRGSLAPGMLADIVLWDADHEGAFAWAFGLRALRVWRGGTPVQA, encoded by the coding sequence ATGACGGTACGGCTGTTGACGAACATCGGCAGGCTCTGGACCGGTACCGATGTATGCAGCAACGCCGCCGTGCTCATCCACGACGACCGGATCGTCTGGGCCGGACCCGCCTCCGACCTCCCCCAGAGCGTCCCCGGCATCATCGACGACATCGTCGACGTCGACCACGTGGAGAACCTCGGCGGCGGCCTGGTCACACCAGGACTCATCGACGCGCACTCCCACCCGGTCTACGCGGGCAACCGCTGGGCCGAACTGGCCATGCGCACCAGCGGCTCGTCCCACTCCGCCATCGCCGCCGCGGGCGGCGGTGTCAACTCCACCGTGACCGTCACCCGTGGGACCGATCCCTGGACGCTGTGCAACGGCGTCCGCGAACGCCTCCGGCAGTGGATCCTCGCCGGGACCACCACCGTCGAGGCCAAGACCGGCTACCACCTCACCCGCGACGGCGAACTCGCCGACATCCGGATGCTTCGCTCCCTGGAGGGCGAACCGTCCATGCCGCGCATCCACGCGACGTTCCTCGCCGCGCACATCCTGCCGCCCGAGTTCTTCGGCCGCCGCCGCGACTACATCGAGGCCGTCCGCCTCTGGGCGGGCGACGCCGCCGTCGCGGGCGCCGACAGCATCGACGTCTACTGCGACGAAGGCCACTTCACCGCCGAAGAGGCCCGCGCCCTGCTGCTCACCGGCAAGCGCGCCGGGCTCAGGGCCCGCATGCACGCCTGCGCCAACGAGCGCATCGGCGCCGCGCAGGTCGCCGCCGAGGTCGGCTGCGCGTCCGCGGACCTGCTCACCCAGGCCAACGACGACGACATCAAGGCGCTCGCCCACGCCGGGGTCACCGCCACCGTCTGCCCCGGCAGCGCCCTCAACAGCAGCCGCGCCCCCGCACCCGTCCGGCAGATGCTCGACCGCGGCGTCACCGTCGCCCTCGGCACCGACCACAACCCCGGACAGTGCGGCATCACCTCCATGCCACTGGTCATCGGCCTGTCCGTCGCCATGTTCGGCCTCAGCGTCACCGAGGCCCTCCGCGCCGCCACCCTCGGCGGAGCCGCCGCCATGCGCGTCGGCGACCGCGGATCCCTCGCCCCCGGCATGCTCGCCGACATCGTCCTCTGGGACGCCGACCACGAAGGCGCCTTCGCCTGGGCGTTCGGCCTCCGCGCCCTACGCGTCTGGCGAGGCGGCACTCCCGTCCAAGCCTGA